Proteins co-encoded in one Synechococcus elongatus PCC 6301 genomic window:
- the topA gene encoding type I DNA topoisomerase produces the protein MPKLVIVESPTKARTIRNYLPKDYRVEASMGHVRDLPQSASDIPTELKGEKWSNLGVDVENNFAPLYIVPKDKKKIVKTLKDALKDADELILATDEDREGESISWHLLQLLQPRVPTKRMVFHEITQEAIQAALKNCRDVDQRLVHAQETRRILDRLVGYTLSPLLWKKIAWGLSAGRVQSVAVRLLVQRERARRAFRQGSYWDLKAQLTVEAGQFEAKLWTLAGQRLATGNDFDESTGQIIAGRQVCLLDQQEAEALRDRLQTQPWQVKSLEEKPTTRKPAPPFTTSTLQQESNRKLRLSARETMRVAQSLYERGFITYMRTDSVHLSQQAIEAARSCVEQMYGKNYLSPQPRQFTTKSKNAQEAHEAIRPAGNTFRLPQETGLSGAEFALYDLIWKRTIASQMAEARQTMLSVLLEVDNAEFRASGKRIDFPGFFRAYVEGSDDPDAALEDREILLPALKVGDRPTCQELAAIGHETQPPARYTEASLVKMLENEGIGRPSTYASIIGTIVDRGYAQLVSNTLTPTFTAFAVTALLEQHFPDLVDTSFSARMEQSLDDISNGEVDWLPYLSQFYRGDRGLEEQVKLRESEIDPAAARTVALEGLPAKVRIGRFGAYLEAEADGEPIKANLPKELTPADLDVQRVETLLRQKTEGPDQLGTHPETDEPIYLLTGAYGPYVQLGAATEEKPKPKRASLPKGMSLETISLEQAVGLLSLPRTLGEHPETGRRIQAGLGRFGPYVVCDLGGGEKDYRSLKADDDVLTIDLDRALELLAQPKKSRGRGKEPIREVGLHPDDQAPIQIFEGPYGLYLKHGKVNASLPEDEKPETISLETAVAALAAKAGQAKAKGGRRSTGTPKSGETKARTTKTTKKTTTRRTTSR, from the coding sequence ATGCCCAAACTCGTCATCGTCGAGTCGCCCACCAAGGCGCGCACCATCCGCAACTACCTGCCGAAGGATTACCGCGTCGAAGCATCGATGGGACATGTCCGCGATCTTCCACAGTCGGCAAGCGACATTCCCACCGAACTGAAAGGTGAGAAATGGAGCAATCTTGGGGTCGATGTTGAAAATAACTTCGCGCCGCTTTATATCGTCCCCAAGGATAAAAAAAAGATTGTCAAAACATTGAAAGATGCACTGAAAGATGCCGATGAACTGATCCTGGCAACGGACGAAGACCGCGAAGGCGAAAGTATTAGCTGGCACTTGTTGCAGCTTTTGCAACCTCGGGTGCCCACGAAGCGCATGGTCTTTCACGAAATCACCCAAGAGGCGATTCAAGCAGCCCTGAAAAATTGTCGGGATGTCGATCAGCGCTTGGTCCATGCCCAAGAAACCCGCCGGATTCTCGATCGCTTGGTGGGCTACACCCTGTCCCCCCTGCTCTGGAAAAAAATTGCCTGGGGCCTATCCGCCGGGCGGGTGCAGTCGGTGGCAGTACGCCTACTCGTCCAGCGGGAACGGGCGCGGCGGGCCTTCCGCCAAGGCAGCTACTGGGATCTCAAAGCTCAGCTGACGGTGGAGGCTGGCCAGTTTGAAGCCAAACTCTGGACATTGGCAGGCCAACGGCTAGCCACAGGCAATGACTTTGACGAAAGCACCGGCCAAATCATTGCCGGCCGTCAGGTCTGTCTGCTCGATCAGCAAGAAGCGGAAGCCCTGCGCGATCGCCTCCAGACCCAGCCCTGGCAAGTAAAGTCGCTGGAAGAAAAACCCACCACTCGCAAACCAGCCCCACCCTTCACCACTTCGACCTTGCAGCAGGAGTCGAACCGGAAGCTACGGCTCTCAGCCCGGGAAACGATGCGAGTCGCCCAGAGCCTCTACGAGCGAGGCTTTATCACCTACATGCGGACGGATTCGGTCCATCTGTCGCAACAGGCGATCGAGGCAGCTCGCAGCTGCGTTGAGCAGATGTATGGCAAAAACTATCTCAGCCCCCAGCCTCGCCAGTTCACCACCAAGAGCAAAAACGCCCAGGAAGCCCACGAAGCAATTCGGCCAGCGGGGAACACGTTTAGGCTGCCCCAAGAAACGGGACTGTCGGGCGCCGAGTTTGCGCTCTACGACCTGATCTGGAAGCGCACGATCGCCTCTCAGATGGCTGAGGCCCGACAAACCATGCTGAGTGTGTTGTTGGAGGTTGATAATGCTGAGTTCCGCGCCAGTGGCAAGCGGATCGATTTCCCGGGCTTCTTCCGCGCTTACGTTGAAGGCTCAGACGATCCTGATGCAGCCCTAGAAGATCGCGAAATTCTGCTGCCGGCGTTGAAGGTGGGCGATCGCCCCACCTGTCAGGAACTGGCCGCGATCGGTCATGAAACCCAGCCGCCAGCCCGCTACACCGAAGCCTCACTGGTCAAAATGCTGGAGAACGAGGGCATTGGTCGTCCCAGTACCTACGCCAGCATCATCGGCACGATCGTCGATCGCGGCTATGCCCAATTGGTGAGCAACACTCTAACGCCGACCTTCACGGCTTTTGCAGTGACAGCATTGCTGGAGCAACATTTCCCCGATTTGGTGGACACCAGCTTCAGTGCGCGGATGGAGCAGTCCCTCGACGACATTTCCAATGGTGAAGTCGACTGGCTACCCTATCTCAGTCAGTTTTATCGGGGCGATCGTGGCTTGGAAGAACAGGTCAAACTTCGCGAAAGTGAAATTGATCCGGCTGCCGCTCGCACAGTCGCGCTGGAGGGACTGCCCGCCAAAGTCCGTATTGGTCGTTTTGGCGCTTACCTCGAGGCCGAGGCCGATGGAGAACCGATCAAAGCAAACCTGCCCAAGGAGCTAACGCCTGCTGATTTGGATGTCCAGCGAGTGGAAACACTACTGCGGCAAAAAACCGAAGGGCCGGACCAACTGGGAACACATCCTGAAACCGACGAGCCGATTTACCTGCTTACGGGTGCCTACGGTCCCTACGTCCAACTTGGGGCAGCCACCGAGGAAAAACCCAAGCCGAAGCGGGCTTCTTTGCCCAAGGGTATGAGCTTAGAAACGATCTCGTTGGAGCAAGCCGTAGGGCTGTTGTCGCTACCACGTACCTTGGGCGAGCATCCCGAAACAGGACGACGGATCCAAGCAGGTCTAGGGCGATTTGGACCCTACGTGGTCTGCGATCTGGGGGGTGGTGAGAAGGATTACCGATCGCTCAAAGCCGATGATGATGTGCTGACCATCGATCTCGATCGTGCCCTCGAACTCCTGGCACAACCCAAGAAGAGTCGGGGTCGCGGCAAGGAACCGATTCGGGAGGTTGGCCTCCATCCTGATGACCAAGCCCCCATTCAAATTTTTGAGGGTCCCTACGGTCTTTACCTCAAACATGGCAAGGTCAATGCCTCGCTGCCCGAGGATGAGAAGCCGGAGACGATCAGCCTGGAAACAGCAGTTGCAGCCTTAGCGGCCAAAGCCGGTCAGGCCAAGGCTAAAGGAGGCCGCCGTAGTACGGGAACACCAAAGTCCGGTGAAACGAAAGCCCGAACAACCAAAACGACTAAGAAAACCACGACTCGTCGGACTACGAGCCGCTAA
- a CDS encoding NAD(P)H-quinone oxidoreductase subunit N, with protein MDFLTLAGQLNAGVILPEGIVIVTLLTVLVTDLILGRQSLRLTPALAITGLSAAIAVLTLQWNTSQNLAFLGGFNGDNLSIVFRGIVLLSAAVTILLSIRYVEQSGTSLGEFITILLTASLGGMFLSGANELVTIFVSLETLSISSYLLTGYMKRDPRSNEAALKYLLIGAASSAIFLYGVSLLYGLAGGETQLPAIAEKLGEAQPLALLISLIFVIAGIAFKISAVPFHQWTPDVYEGSPTPIVAFLSVGSKAAGFALAIRLLVTAYPALTEQWHFVFTALAILSLVLGNVVALAQTSMKRLLAYSSIAQAGFVMIGLIAGTEAGYSSMVYYLLIYLFMNLGGFACVILFSLRTGTDQISEYAGLYQKDPLVTLGLSLCLLSLGGIPPLAGFFGKLYLFWAGWQAGLYGLVLLALITSVISIYYYIRVIKMMVVKEPQEMSESVRNYPETNWNLPGMQPLRAGLVVCVIATAVAGILSNPLFNLASASVSGSSFLGLAPAAEVVTTTATPVALSEPPAAS; from the coding sequence ATGGACTTTTTAACCCTCGCCGGTCAACTCAATGCCGGTGTGATTCTGCCAGAAGGCATCGTAATCGTCACACTGTTGACGGTTCTGGTCACGGATTTGATTTTGGGACGGCAATCGCTGCGCCTAACTCCAGCCCTCGCCATCACGGGGCTTAGTGCTGCGATCGCAGTGCTCACACTCCAATGGAATACGAGTCAAAATCTGGCTTTTCTTGGTGGCTTCAACGGCGATAATCTCAGTATTGTTTTCCGAGGCATTGTGCTGCTGTCTGCAGCGGTCACCATCCTGCTCTCGATTCGCTACGTTGAGCAGTCGGGAACGTCTCTTGGAGAATTCATTACGATTCTGCTCACGGCATCACTGGGGGGGATGTTTCTCTCCGGTGCGAATGAGCTCGTAACTATTTTTGTGTCACTGGAAACGCTCAGTATTTCGTCTTATCTCTTGACGGGATATATGAAGCGCGACCCCCGTTCCAATGAAGCAGCACTGAAGTATTTGCTGATTGGCGCTGCCAGCTCGGCTATCTTCCTCTACGGTGTTTCACTGCTCTACGGCTTAGCTGGGGGGGAGACCCAGTTGCCTGCGATCGCGGAAAAACTGGGCGAAGCTCAGCCGCTGGCACTGCTGATTTCATTGATTTTTGTAATCGCTGGCATTGCTTTCAAAATTTCTGCGGTTCCTTTCCACCAATGGACTCCGGACGTTTACGAAGGCTCGCCCACCCCGATCGTGGCGTTTCTCTCGGTCGGTTCCAAAGCAGCGGGTTTTGCTTTGGCGATTCGCTTGCTGGTCACCGCCTATCCGGCTTTGACCGAGCAATGGCACTTTGTCTTCACGGCCCTGGCCATCCTCAGCTTGGTGCTCGGTAACGTCGTGGCGCTCGCGCAAACCAGCATGAAGCGCCTGCTAGCCTACTCCTCGATCGCCCAAGCTGGTTTTGTGATGATTGGCCTGATCGCTGGCACCGAAGCAGGCTATTCCAGCATGGTTTATTACCTGCTGATTTACCTGTTTATGAATCTGGGTGGCTTTGCCTGTGTCATCCTCTTCTCGCTACGGACAGGAACGGACCAAATCAGCGAATACGCTGGCCTCTACCAAAAAGATCCGCTGGTCACCCTCGGTCTGAGCCTCTGCCTGCTCTCGCTGGGCGGCATTCCGCCGCTGGCTGGATTCTTTGGCAAGCTCTACCTGTTCTGGGCAGGTTGGCAGGCCGGGCTGTATGGGTTGGTGTTGCTAGCGCTGATCACCAGTGTCATCTCGATCTACTACTACATCCGTGTGATCAAGATGATGGTGGTCAAAGAGCCACAGGAGATGTCGGAGTCAGTGCGCAACTACCCCGAAACCAACTGGAATCTGCCGGGCATGCAGCCGTTGCGTGCTGGTTTGGTGGTTTGCGTGATTGCCACGGCCGTAGCAGGTATCCTCTCCAACCCACTGTTTAACCTTGCTAGTGCTTCGGTGAGCGGCAGTTCCTTCCTGGGTTTAGCTCCTGCTGCAGAAGTGGTGACCACGACGGCAACCCCCGTCGCTCTGTCAGAACCGCCAGCTGCCAGTTAG
- a CDS encoding ABC transporter ATP-binding protein, whose translation MAESAPPVIQFEHVSKIYGEGETTVRALDHVDFQVRAGEYCAIMGASGSGKSTAMNLIGCLDRPTAGRYYLDGTDVADLDDDALAAVRNRKIGFVFQQFHLLPQLSAVENVMLPMIYAGISQQERRDRAVAALTQVGLAQRLDNKPNQLSGGQQQRVAIARAIVNQPVLLLADEPTGALDSQTTEEVLNIFDQLHQRGITIVIVTHEAEVADRAERVIWFRDGQIQRETQNPPRPVLAATF comes from the coding sequence ATGGCAGAATCCGCGCCTCCCGTCATTCAGTTCGAGCATGTCAGCAAGATCTACGGCGAAGGGGAAACTACGGTCCGTGCCTTGGATCATGTCGACTTTCAAGTTCGGGCGGGTGAGTATTGCGCGATTATGGGCGCTTCGGGTTCGGGAAAGTCGACGGCAATGAACCTGATTGGTTGCCTTGATCGCCCCACAGCTGGCCGCTATTACCTCGACGGCACCGATGTCGCCGATTTGGATGACGACGCCCTCGCTGCCGTGCGCAATCGCAAGATTGGATTTGTTTTTCAGCAATTTCACCTGTTGCCCCAGCTCAGCGCGGTCGAGAATGTGATGCTGCCGATGATCTACGCCGGCATTTCTCAGCAGGAGCGGCGCGATCGCGCTGTCGCTGCTTTAACCCAAGTGGGCCTCGCTCAACGACTGGACAATAAACCCAATCAGCTGTCTGGGGGACAACAACAACGGGTGGCGATCGCCCGAGCGATCGTGAATCAACCAGTGCTATTGCTGGCAGATGAACCGACTGGAGCATTGGATTCCCAGACGACCGAAGAAGTGCTGAATATCTTCGACCAGTTGCACCAGCGGGGCATCACGATCGTGATCGTCACCCACGAAGCCGAGGTCGCCGATCGTGCCGAGCGGGTGATCTGGTTCCGCGATGGCCAAATCCAGCGGGAAACCCAAAATCCGCCTCGGCCAGTCCTTGCAGCTACCTTTTGA
- a CDS encoding sulfite exporter TauE/SafE family protein, whose protein sequence is MVTLFVIGIGAGLLAGLLGVGGGVLMVPVLIGLGVSPVQAFGTSNLAILITSISGTWQNWRSGNLQAASIWQLGLPAIATAQLGVFLAQRLPGNVLLLGIAGLYFLNIFLVELRQWLNRNASPDKDKPTQPSLMSVLITGALGGVLAGLFGIGGGTLMVPLQVLLMRVPIKTAVQTSLGVIIVTACSALSGYAVAGDVLWVQGFWLGLGGLLGVQVTTRLLPKLPAVLVQRCFQLLLLSFGIYFIWKAQNP, encoded by the coding sequence ATGGTGACGTTGTTTGTAATTGGGATTGGAGCTGGCCTCTTGGCAGGACTGCTGGGAGTGGGCGGCGGCGTGTTGATGGTGCCGGTCTTGATCGGTTTAGGCGTCAGCCCGGTGCAAGCCTTTGGCACCAGTAATCTCGCCATTCTGATCACCTCAATCTCTGGCACCTGGCAAAACTGGCGATCGGGCAATTTACAGGCAGCGAGTATCTGGCAACTGGGTCTACCGGCGATCGCGACAGCCCAACTGGGGGTCTTTCTGGCCCAACGGCTACCGGGCAATGTTCTGCTGCTGGGAATTGCCGGCCTTTACTTTCTTAATATCTTTTTGGTTGAACTGCGGCAGTGGTTGAACCGTAACGCCTCGCCCGACAAGGATAAGCCCACTCAGCCTAGCCTGATGTCCGTACTGATTACGGGCGCTTTAGGGGGCGTCCTAGCAGGACTGTTTGGGATTGGGGGGGGCACGCTGATGGTGCCGCTGCAGGTGCTGTTGATGAGGGTACCGATCAAAACAGCAGTGCAAACCAGCCTCGGCGTGATTATCGTCACTGCCTGCTCAGCGTTGAGTGGTTATGCAGTCGCTGGCGACGTACTCTGGGTCCAAGGGTTTTGGCTGGGTTTGGGCGGCTTACTGGGCGTGCAGGTGACCACGCGGCTCTTGCCCAAGTTACCTGCAGTGCTGGTTCAACGCTGCTTTCAGCTGTTGCTACTTAGTTTTGGGATCTATTTCATCTGGAAGGCTCAAAATCCCTAG
- a CDS encoding YbjN domain-containing protein, translating into MAVSSETTLDSSALSATAPLDYIDIIETVISSLADADSAQVSHTGSGTIWKFRYGQLEVFVQLTGSSEDDLFTVWAKVFPLSESTDATLLQRLLTLNWADTLEARFALYDDHITMVASRTVADLSAGEISRAITLVASIAATYAEGLPS; encoded by the coding sequence ATGGCTGTGTCTTCCGAAACGACTCTTGACTCCTCGGCCTTGTCTGCGACTGCGCCGCTAGATTACATCGATATCATCGAGACCGTCATCAGTAGCCTTGCCGATGCTGACAGTGCCCAGGTCAGCCACACGGGCAGCGGCACGATCTGGAAGTTTCGCTATGGCCAACTCGAAGTTTTTGTACAACTGACGGGCTCTAGCGAGGACGACCTGTTCACGGTTTGGGCCAAAGTTTTTCCGCTCAGCGAATCCACCGACGCCACACTTCTGCAACGGCTGCTTACCCTCAACTGGGCCGACACCCTCGAGGCGCGGTTTGCCCTTTATGACGATCACATCACGATGGTGGCTAGCCGCACCGTAGCTGATCTCTCGGCGGGCGAAATCTCGCGAGCCATTACCTTGGTGGCGAGTATTGCTGCCACTTATGCTGAAGGGCTCCCAAGCTAG
- a CDS encoding lipoate--protein ligase family protein, translated as MPFSTLTWQILPWLVAPGDWQMALDDWLLDEVRRDRCPPTFRLFTWQDPGLSLGWHQDPLLVDLDLPIVRRPTGGRAVLHGGDLCYSLVTPAPVTGDRRQTYCLLTQFLRSAFQSLGYPLSTGCDRPDRTAIDCFAHSTVADLQLIDGRKCIGSAQLWRDRTILQQGSIQLQPPDCWTQVLGTPSPPALSLAIATLATSLINALRDSYGLSLNPGGLSSADWEAIDDRRSRFQVD; from the coding sequence GTGCCCTTCTCGACTCTTACTTGGCAGATCCTACCTTGGCTGGTTGCGCCGGGTGACTGGCAGATGGCCTTGGATGACTGGCTGCTCGATGAAGTGCGCCGCGATCGCTGTCCCCCTACTTTTCGCTTATTCACTTGGCAAGACCCTGGCTTGTCCCTCGGCTGGCATCAGGATCCACTGCTCGTGGATCTGGACTTACCCATCGTTCGCCGACCCACGGGAGGACGGGCTGTGCTTCACGGAGGCGATCTTTGCTATTCCCTAGTGACGCCTGCCCCAGTAACAGGCGATCGCCGACAGACCTATTGTCTGCTCACTCAATTCCTGCGATCGGCCTTTCAGTCCCTCGGGTATCCACTCAGTACCGGTTGTGATCGCCCCGATCGCACTGCGATCGACTGTTTTGCCCACAGTACCGTTGCTGATTTACAGCTCATTGATGGCCGCAAGTGCATTGGCAGCGCCCAACTTTGGCGCGATCGCACCATCCTCCAGCAAGGGTCGATTCAGCTCCAGCCGCCCGATTGCTGGACTCAAGTCTTGGGAACGCCATCGCCACCAGCCCTGTCGCTCGCGATCGCGACCCTAGCGACGAGTCTGATCAATGCCCTGAGAGACAGCTACGGCCTCAGCCTGAACCCTGGAGGTTTGAGCTCTGCGGATTGGGAGGCAATTGACGACCGGCGATCGCGCTTTCAGGTTGACTGA
- a CDS encoding 2-isopropylmalate synthase, with product MASASSNDRILIFDTTLRDGEQSPGASLNLEEKLVIARQLARLNVDIIEAGFAFASPGDFGAVQRIAAEVGTPDGPTICSLARATRQDIKAAAEALAPAAKGRIHTFIATSDIHLEYKLKKTRAEVLAVIPEMVGYAASLVDDVEFSPEDAGRSDPEFLYECLEAAIAAGAKTINIPDTVGYTTPSEFGALIGGIKQNVCNIDQAIISVHGHNDLGLAVANFLEAVKNGARQLECTINGIGERAGNAALEELVMALHVRRQYFNPFLGRAADSEAPLTQVNTREIYKTSRLVSNLTGMLVQPNKAIVGANAFAHESGIHQDGVLKNKLTYEIVDAETIGLSTNRITLGKLSGRNAFRTRLQELGYDLGEDDLNRAFLRFKELADKKREVTDRDLEAIVNDETQQAPELFKLELVQVSAGDHARPTATVTLRTPEGEELTDAAIGTGPVDAIYRAINRVVNIPNELIEFSVKSVTAGIDAIGEVTIRLRHEDRIFSGHSANTDILVASAQAYIHALNRLAEALQKDKPLHPQEPIVAGMGR from the coding sequence ATGGCCAGCGCAAGCTCGAACGACCGGATTCTCATTTTCGATACCACGCTCCGGGATGGCGAACAGTCACCTGGTGCAAGCCTAAACCTAGAAGAGAAACTGGTGATCGCGCGTCAACTGGCTCGACTGAATGTCGACATTATTGAGGCCGGTTTTGCCTTTGCTAGTCCCGGTGATTTTGGAGCGGTGCAGCGCATTGCCGCTGAAGTCGGCACACCGGATGGCCCCACGATTTGTAGTTTGGCGCGGGCAACTCGTCAGGATATCAAAGCAGCGGCTGAAGCCTTGGCACCGGCAGCCAAAGGCCGCATTCACACCTTTATCGCCACTTCCGACATCCACCTCGAGTACAAGCTCAAGAAAACTCGGGCTGAGGTTTTGGCGGTCATCCCCGAGATGGTTGGCTATGCCGCTTCCTTGGTCGATGACGTCGAATTTTCGCCGGAAGATGCGGGGCGATCGGATCCTGAATTCCTCTATGAGTGTTTGGAAGCGGCGATCGCGGCAGGGGCCAAAACGATCAATATTCCCGACACCGTCGGCTACACGACTCCTAGCGAGTTTGGAGCCTTGATTGGCGGCATTAAACAGAATGTCTGCAACATTGATCAGGCAATCATTTCCGTCCATGGTCACAACGACTTAGGCCTTGCTGTCGCCAACTTCCTAGAAGCGGTCAAAAACGGCGCGCGCCAGCTGGAATGTACGATCAACGGCATTGGCGAACGAGCTGGTAATGCGGCTCTAGAAGAGCTGGTGATGGCCCTGCATGTGCGTCGCCAATACTTCAATCCGTTCTTGGGACGCGCTGCAGATTCAGAAGCACCCCTAACCCAAGTCAACACTCGCGAAATCTACAAAACCTCGCGCTTGGTCTCGAATCTGACTGGGATGTTGGTGCAGCCGAATAAAGCGATCGTGGGGGCCAATGCCTTTGCACATGAATCGGGTATTCACCAAGACGGCGTCCTCAAAAATAAGCTGACCTACGAAATCGTCGACGCCGAAACGATTGGCCTAAGTACCAATCGCATTACCCTCGGTAAGCTGTCGGGGCGCAATGCCTTCCGTACCCGTTTGCAGGAGTTGGGCTACGACCTTGGCGAGGACGACTTGAACCGAGCTTTCCTGCGCTTCAAGGAACTAGCCGATAAAAAGCGGGAAGTCACCGATCGCGACTTGGAAGCGATCGTCAATGACGAAACCCAGCAAGCACCCGAGCTGTTCAAGCTGGAATTGGTGCAGGTTTCAGCGGGCGATCATGCGCGTCCCACCGCCACCGTCACCCTACGCACTCCCGAAGGGGAAGAACTGACTGACGCAGCGATCGGTACGGGGCCGGTTGATGCGATTTATCGAGCCATCAATCGTGTGGTGAACATCCCGAATGAGCTGATCGAGTTTTCGGTCAAGTCTGTCACAGCAGGGATTGATGCGATCGGCGAGGTCACGATTCGTCTGCGTCATGAAGACCGGATTTTCTCTGGACATTCGGCTAATACCGACATCCTCGTAGCCTCGGCCCAAGCCTATATTCACGCTCTCAACCGGCTTGCCGAAGCGTTGCAGAAGGATAAGCCCTTGCATCCGCAAGAACCGATTGTCGCTGGTATGGGTCGTTAG
- a CDS encoding Fe(3+) ABC transporter substrate-binding protein encodes MSCLRIWSTGLAALLLSTGLAACSGGSDKVVNIYSSRHYNQDDELYKAFTDKTGIQVNVIEGKDAELIERIQSEGANSPADVLITVDAGRLWQAESKGLFQPVQSSVLTAGLPDDLRDPDGRWFGFARRARVIIYNKAKVQPSQLSTYQALANPEWRGKLCMRSSDNIYNQSLVAATIATQGEAATEEWIKGLTANFARPPQGNDTAQIKAVAEGVCDVAVVNHYYVARLLESKEASDREIASKVGVFFPRPTHVNVSGAGVATNAPHKENAVAFLEFLASPDGQRYFTQGTYEYPAKANTAEDAVVQSFGPFEAAPVNVDVYGANNAEAVKIMDRAGWR; translated from the coding sequence TTGTCTTGTCTACGTATCTGGTCAACGGGCCTTGCTGCTCTGCTCCTCAGCACAGGCCTTGCAGCCTGCTCAGGGGGTAGCGATAAGGTCGTCAACATCTACTCGTCCCGGCATTACAACCAAGACGATGAACTCTACAAAGCTTTCACAGACAAGACCGGCATTCAGGTCAATGTGATTGAAGGCAAAGATGCTGAGCTGATTGAGCGCATCCAAAGTGAAGGAGCCAACAGCCCTGCCGATGTCCTGATTACGGTGGATGCGGGTCGCCTGTGGCAGGCGGAGTCAAAGGGACTCTTCCAGCCCGTGCAATCATCCGTGCTCACCGCTGGCCTGCCTGATGACCTGCGCGATCCGGACGGCCGCTGGTTTGGATTTGCCCGTCGGGCCCGCGTCATCATCTACAACAAAGCCAAGGTTCAGCCCAGTCAGCTTTCCACCTATCAAGCCCTCGCCAACCCCGAGTGGCGTGGCAAGCTATGCATGCGCAGCTCTGACAACATCTACAACCAGTCCTTAGTTGCGGCAACGATCGCAACGCAAGGGGAAGCAGCTACGGAAGAGTGGATCAAAGGTTTGACGGCAAACTTTGCGCGACCGCCCCAGGGCAACGACACCGCTCAGATCAAGGCGGTTGCGGAAGGCGTCTGTGATGTCGCGGTCGTCAATCACTACTACGTCGCACGGTTGTTGGAATCCAAAGAGGCGAGCGATCGCGAAATTGCCTCAAAAGTCGGGGTCTTTTTCCCGCGCCCCACCCACGTCAATGTCAGTGGTGCCGGCGTTGCGACCAATGCTCCACACAAGGAAAATGCAGTTGCATTTCTCGAGTTCTTGGCGAGCCCCGACGGACAGCGCTACTTCACCCAAGGCACCTACGAGTATCCAGCCAAAGCCAATACGGCTGAGGATGCAGTGGTCCAAAGCTTTGGCCCCTTTGAGGCCGCTCCCGTCAATGTCGATGTCTACGGGGCCAACAATGCTGAAGCGGTGAAGATTATGGACCGTGCAGGCTGGCGTTAA
- a CDS encoding class I SAM-dependent methyltransferase: protein MENHSTPVQEEYTILASSYDRRWDFYIHATIQETLKRITISSQASVLDLGCGTGSLLQQLAAQYPTVKLSGLDISAAMLAIARQKLPDSVKLQTGEANELPFPEHHFDLVISTSVFHYFQNPEKVLQEITRVLKPQGCLILTDWCRNYLMINLLDRWLHWVDKAHVRAYSIDDLQKILIESNFKLLSIDQYRINWFWGLMTIQAARGDIAA from the coding sequence ATGGAAAATCATTCCACCCCAGTTCAAGAAGAATATACAATCCTTGCATCATCCTACGATCGCCGCTGGGATTTTTATATTCATGCCACTATTCAAGAAACCCTTAAGCGAATTACTATCAGCTCTCAAGCATCAGTCTTAGACCTTGGTTGTGGAACTGGATCACTCCTTCAACAACTTGCAGCACAATATCCTACAGTCAAGCTTTCAGGTTTAGATATATCAGCTGCAATGCTAGCGATCGCTCGGCAGAAACTACCGGATTCAGTCAAGCTGCAGACTGGAGAAGCTAATGAACTCCCCTTTCCGGAACACCATTTCGACCTCGTGATCTCAACGAGTGTTTTCCATTATTTTCAAAACCCTGAAAAAGTTCTTCAAGAGATCACGAGAGTTTTAAAGCCCCAGGGTTGCTTGATTTTAACGGACTGGTGCCGAAATTACTTGATGATTAACCTCCTAGATCGATGGTTGCATTGGGTTGACAAGGCTCATGTTAGAGCTTACTCAATAGATGATTTGCAAAAGATATTAATCGAAAGCAACTTTAAACTGCTATCAATTGACCAATATCGGATCAATTGGTTTTGGGGATTGATGACAATACAGGCAGCTAGAGGTGATATAGCAGCCTAA